From one Solanum lycopersicum chromosome 12, SLM_r2.1 genomic stretch:
- the LOC104645115 gene encoding agamous-like MADS-box protein AGL80: MPRIKVKIENDTQRRATYKKRQKVAYKKAQELSILCDCKVASIRYSEYHTEPVVYPNYQVALDTYNKFKELSSSAQLKHMMMTEEFIKKIIDKKKDQLYKLQRENDLKEKTNMMHEVARGKKISKDINGNDLMYAMKRNLEMFRKLKIKVDEEGSTLYASQPISSDSPVSTVPLASPSIVSSGTDREGPRSPLMVPEVAQVIEDKGAPLIIPSSPSTEMIQQLFHPVNPPQMVPFVDPSWISSYSLFSAELFPPLVSQMHSCTHQQIDLRRTPIMDPPLPSITTFSTNSPILESSTAASLLPQDSSMNNFANY, from the coding sequence ATGCCAAGAATAAAAGTTAAGATTGAAAATGATACTCAAAGGAGAGCCACATATAAGAAGAGACAAAAAGTTGCCTATAAAAAGGCTCAAGAACTTAGTATTCTTTGTGATTGTAAAGTAGCTAGCATCAGATATAGTGAGTACCACACAGAACCAGTGGTATATCCAAATTATCAAGTTGCACTAGACACTTATAATAAGTTTAAGGAACTTTCATCATCCGCTCAGTTAAAACACATGATGATGACAGAAGagtttattaagaaaattatagatAAGAAGAAAGACCAATTATACAAGTTACAGAGAGAAAACGATCTCAAAGAAAAGACAAATATGATGCATGAAGTGGCAAGAGGAAAAAAGATTTCCAAGGACATAAATGGTAATGATCTAATGTATGCCATGAAAAGAAACTTGGAAATGTTTCGCAAACTGAAAATTAAAGTTGATGAAGAGGGTTCTACTTTGTATGCCTCTCAACCAATTTCTAGTGATTCTCCAGTATCGACTGTTCCTTTGGCTTCTCCATCGATTGTTTCTAGTGGAACCGACCGCGAAGGTCCAAGATCTCCTCTAATGGTCCCTGAAGTGGCTCAAGTAATAGAAGATAAAGGGGCTCCACTAATAATTCCTTCATCTCCTTCTACTGAAATGATCCAACAATTATTTCATCCAGTGAATCCTCCTCAAATGGTTCCTTTTGTGGACCCCTCATGGATTTCTTCTTATTCGTTATTTTCAGCAGAATTATTTCCTCCGTTGGTTTCGCAGATGCATTCTTGTACACATCAACAAATAGATCTTAGAAGGACCCCTATAATGGATCCGCCACTACCTTCAATAACGACTTTTTCAACGAATTCACCAATATTGGAGTCTTCAACCGCTGCTTCGTTATTACCACAAGACTCTTCGATGAACAACTTTGCAAACTATTAG